One genomic region from Amia ocellicauda isolate fAmiCal2 chromosome 4, fAmiCal2.hap1, whole genome shotgun sequence encodes:
- the lama5 gene encoding laminin subunit alpha-5 isoform X2, which yields MARVPVGMNAITFSTCCWVAVRFLSAVSGQELPTNGVNGFSLHPPYFNLAEGTKITATTTCGEDENGRAIQDLYCKLVGGPVSGDPSQTIQGQYCDICMMGDSDRAHPITNAIDGTERWWQSPPLSRSLEYNAVNVTLDLGQLFHVAYVLIKFANSPRPDLWVLERSTDFGDTYHPWQYFASSKRDCIERFGQRTIERITKDNDVICTTEYSRIVPLENGEIVVSLVNGRPGAMNFSYSPVLRDFTKATNIRLRFLRTNTLLGHLMGKALKDPTVTRRYYYSIKDISIGGRCVCNGHAEACNAKDPTDPYRLQCDCQHNTCGASCDRCCPGYNQMPWKPATTDSANECEPCNCNRHSFDCYYDPEVDQRKASVNVQGENQGGGICLECQHFTTGINCERCIPGYYRSPDHRLDSPLACSPCTCNLEFTDGTCEDLTGRCYCKPNYTGESCDACAEGYVNFPECFSVPTYPNSNGEALPAGEIIHCECSAAGTEGNSCRPDPRTRTCICKPTFMGAHCDHCIPGHFGPNCQPCQCSGPGVLSGSCDAETGQCLCRGGFQGYHCDQCAPGYFNYPLCQLCGCSSVGSLPEGCDLSGRCLCRPEFDGPRCEQCRSGFHSYPNCRVCSCEPRGSLDTSCTAAGHCHCRPNFTGTSCDQCAHGYYSYPSCTPCHCSMEGSRHSSCDQVTGQCTCLTNVVGQRCDTCTPGAYGFPQCQVGSCNPAGSVQNEVSPNTGSCLCRSYVEGSACDRCKPLYWNLSPDTPYGCSSCDCKTEGTISGVAECLQNNGQCFCKPNVCSGTCSVCKDGYYNLEHTNYFGCQGCKCDIGGSVGLSCGDRNGRCRCRPNVEGPKCNQPKSDHYFPDLHHLKFEIEDGTVLDGRPVRFGYNPLEFESFSWRGYAQMSPIQPRVVVSVVVSSPDLFHIVFHYVHRGTTDVKGRVSVLEDGKHVLCGNCSDQSKQIIFAPSSDPTFVTVPQNNFVEPFVLNPGSWSVVIEAEGILLDYLVLLPSAYYEAPILQMRVTEPCTYTPSADASQNCLLYKFLSLDGYPSVSGNDATCRFDNHLPRPCHTEKLTPRHPAMANCSGRDVNVQLRSQIPQPGRYVLVVEYVNEDQLDQTLMVSVNSLGTHNQQERVNLHHCRFSFLCRAVVIDDKSRVAVFSLTTEADVQFIADGASFFLHKIYIIPHDQFTMEHIEPKKHCISTHGTFSPDSACVSSRFQKPSQSIELKEGQASQMPDSLQSFHESQVVPINSPSWPQRAVTRPPTAVDNDDHILLDRSQNAVVYSTRVQTLGRYAFILHYHQPHHPTFAVQVFLNGGRIWQGYANATFCPHAYGCRSLLIAENQIILDVTDNNVSLTIRVPDGKSLWLDYILMVPEGSYSSSYLTEEPLDKSYDFISNCGLNSFYINLAISSPFCKNSAISLSAFFNNGALPCGCHEVGAVSTTCDSFGGQCRCRPNVIGRDCSRCATGYWGFPNCRPCQCGARLCKELTGQCICPPRTIRPDCLVCEPQTFGCHPLVGCEECNCSRPGVTAFTDLGCDTESGQCRCKTNIIGRQCDSCAPGFYGFPNCRQCDCSGAGTEDRICNPSTGQCLCKENVEGVRCDQCRVGTFHLDPTNPKGCTSCFCFGATDRCRSSDKHRTELMDMEGWVLVNGERQEIPISTNPEQGLVEADLRDVPDVYQDLHWHAPQSYLGDKVSSYGGFLRYQLHSQPQPTRGDVLSLPAEAPRPDVILKGNQMTLVYQEKDYADPGASHTGRVHLVEGNFRHARTGNVVSREELMMVLVGLEAMHIRALHSQSSLAVSVQRVRLEEAAHTPTGNPASNVEICMCPANYHGDSCQACAPGYYRDTKGLFLGKCVPCNCNGHSDQCLPGSGICVNCQHNTEGDHCEKCQSGFLGNSTDGETRTCTGCPCPLQVSSNNFAVGCVERGSAMQCLCMPGYAGSHCERCAPGFYGNPMVLGSSCRPCQCNDNTDSNMLFSDCDSLTGVCHGCMHNTAGPHCEICAPRFFGDAIVTKNCTKCDCVPCGMSSCDPRTGKCHCKPGVTGAHCDRCVEGYYGYESCAGCQRCDCDAAASLTQACNPQNGACSCQPGVNGPQCLQCAPGFWGYNPNGCQKCHCKAGSCDPRSGECTCSNGLGGKQCDTCNERYHVPVQNGIDSMKCQACDSCVIVLLEDLESMNGLFLTIRDQVTNLNASSIVWGQLQALNDSINNVTNDVYDYNASLDDDTSKTVDLENEVLMLGTDLDALEEKATVTSVKAEALEDNVSETHQRAEDLLNQIQNTMRNIQDIIDQVNRTSVNDSKSQSTEELHRKLAEVEEILREMRGRDFCNHTDKVEEELKESKKLLDRVNKELVSRLSDNQVLVNSIRDKLGKFNTELMDLRDALNEAVNKTARAEELNNLNQNHLDQHQQKVEELLQKQEDIQQLLEMAEESVAQVNDLLDMLQNSKEEYERLAAQLDGARKPLAEKVQTFASSIAKIPLVEQAEKHAMLLDELARNLSSVIGETNQDGFIQRAVNASKAYSNIIEAVRNAEKASNEAHQAASNALEKVQTDNLGQLADRLKNKSHTLEEEANKVHTTLFNDLKPQLQAAKKSLQGAKKKHEQLLKDLDAVQKSLNFSRGETAKDIAMAKLAAMQANNTAAEVEKSLSPIQKQLQQWKQQYGNSSDTSEDFKNAFHEANKSVGMLGDTIPLLIKKLDKLQSHSIQMPNISENILRIRQLISQARNAASKVNVPMKFNGSSGVRLRNPRNLLDLAAYTSLKFYIKLPEVKRKRQAESTRQFVFYLGNKDASKEYMGMILEGQNLKWFYKVGRETAELMVDHAISSGSFDSIKLERLLQYGQMAISVQGEYTQVTKGDVVAKGDSGLLNLPDGETVFYVGGYPPNDFKPPPELNYSGFQGCIELETLNEEVLSLYDFEQTFQLDTKEEKPCGRSKSVSEQWVNDGAYFDGTGYAQIEFNVDVNATRRFEQEIKVVSYNGILLLLQDKDHFLCLAVQDGKLRMYYDFTGEMKSEQPASNSQSLEISDAKSRRIEVIIVHHAEMKSRVVVRMERTNVYMNLYEEPVPRFNNVYYLGGVPRGKLPASLKALFPDQGSIKACFRTIKAQGKHINLKQMNSTGVSYGCSPDLLIVRSAEFSGLGYLELSLKNVPSLLNNFQAGFGFKTNQRNGLMFHHMAQEGDCQILLEKGKVVVKTINGELKSQDNYDDGISHYVVFYSNSNGFQLFVDDKRERQSSRLRAQRHRRQAEQGNFYLGGSPESSSVANLTGCISNVFVKRDENQHMAVDLLQSRLVNVSLNCPISRQPLQMWASPRSHRASKARSPKLLSAPRSRAARGSCLTEPAKGVAGALQFSGSATSYLEFNTLAAFLKRRSHFSMDVRLNSSNGLLFYISGEAGRNIMTLSVADGRFTLLIDGKGKKAHIQTKDNYNDGQWHTVLFSKERERIGLVVDGLNVQHRRVPGAMKMLFSPPFYIGGIPARKGRKNPTQLSEQGFVGCIRDMKMDGHALGPPSAMLGVVPCYEKSLQPGVYFTKEGGHLTLDDSFVVGWNYEMLLEVRPVSSTGLLLHAGRSGGPSLSLYMVNGEVTLKVDNGNGDFSVSLTPEESLCNGHWHRIAIKKNEDLQLTVNMESNQTILPREPHFSRTKEAAYLGGVPDTVSISGLPSPVPSFHGCVRKVVINEIAVEINRPVSIHGAVGLTGCPVL from the exons ATTGTGGTGTCGCTGGTCAACGGCAGACCGGGTGCCATGAACTTCTCCTACTCGCCTGTCCTGAGGGACTTCACCAAGGCCACAAACATCAGGCTTCGTTTCCTGAGGACCAACACGCTGCTGGGCCACTTGATGGGCAAGGCTCTGAAGGACCCTACTGTCACCAGGAGG TATTACTACAGCATCAAGGACATCAGCATAGGTGGGCGCTGTGTGTGTAATGGCCATGCAGAGGCGTGTAATGCCAAAGATCCTACAGACCCCTACAG gctgcagtgtgATTGTCAGCACAACACTTGCGGAGCATCATGTGATCGCTGTTGCCCGGGATACAACCAGATGCCATGGAAGCCAGCTACCACAGACAGTGCCAACGAGTGTGAAC CCTGCAATTGTAACAGACACTCATTTGATTGTTACTACGACCCGGAAGTGGACCAGCGCAAGGCCAGTGTGAATGTGCAGGGGGAGAACCAGGGAGGGGGCATCTGCTTGGAGTGTCAG CACTTCACAACTGGGATCAACTGCGAACGCTGCATCCCTGGTTACTACAGGTCACCTGACCACCGGCTAGACTCCCCATTGGCCTGTTCAC CTTGCACTTGCAATCTGGAGTTTACAGACGGTACATGTGAAGATCTGACCGGCCGTTGTTACTGCAAGCCCAATTACACAGGGGAGAGCTGTGATGCCTGTGCTGAGGGCTACGTCAACTTCCCTGAATGTTTCT CTGTTCCTACCTACCCCAATAGCAACGGAGAAGCTCTGCCTGCTGGCGAAATTATAC ACTGTGAGTGTAGTGCTGCTGGCACTGAGGGTAACTCCTGCCGCCCAGACCCCCGGACCCGCACCTGCATCTGCAAACCCACCTTCATGGGGGCTCACTGCGATCACTGCATACCCGGTCACTTTGGACCGAACTGTCAAC CCTGCCAGTGCTCTGGGCCGGGGGTCCTCAGCGGGAGCTGTGATGCCGAGACCGGACAGTGTCTCTGCCGTGGCGGCTTTCAGGGATACCACTGTGACCAGTGCGCCCCTGGCTACTTCAACTACCCCCTCTGCCAAC tgtgtggctgCAGCTCAGTGGGCTCCCTGCCCGAGGGCTGTGACCTGTCGGGCCGCTGCCTCTGCAGACCTGAGTTTGATGGGCCGCGATGTGAGCAGTGCCGATCAGGCTTCCACTCCTACCCCAACTGTCGAG TGTGCTCCTGTGAACCCCGCGGCTCCCTAGACACCAGCTGCACGGCCGCCGGACACTGCCACTGCCGGCCCAACTTCACGGGCACCTCCTGTGACCAGTGCGCCCATGGATACTACAGCTACCCCAGCTGCACAC CCTGCCACTGCTCCATGGAGGGCTCCCGTCACAGCTCTTGTGACCAGGTGACGGGCCAGTGTACCTGCCTGACCAACGTGGTAGGCCAGCGCTGTGACACCTGCACCCCCGGAGCGTACGGCTTCCCGCAGTGTCAAG TGGGGTCCTGCAACCCAGCTGGTTCAGTGCAGAATGAAGTCTCCCCAAATACT GGCTCCTGTCTGTGCCGCTCGTACGTCGAAGGGTCGGCCTGTGACCGGTGCAAACCTCTGTACTGGAATCTCTCTCCAGACACGCCATACGGATGCTCCA GCTGTGACTGCAAAACAGAGGGAACGATTAGTGGTGTGGCAGAATGCCTGCAG AATAACGGTCAGTGTTTCTGCAAGCCCAACGTGTGCAGTGGGACCTGCTCTGTGTGCAAAGATGGCTACTACAATCTGGAGCACACCAACTACTTTGGGTGCCAAG GTTGTAAGTGTGATATCGGAGGCTCGGTGGGTCTGTCGTGTGGAGATCGCAACGGAAGGTGTAGATGTCGACCCAATGTGGAAGGACCCAAGTGTAATCa GCCAAAGAGTGACCATTATTTCCCAGACCTGCACCACCTCAAGTTTGAGATAGAAGATGGCACCGTGCTGGATGGTAGACCAGTGCGTTTCGGTTACAATCCCCTGGAGTTTGAGAGCTTTAGCTGGAGAGGGTATGCACAGATGTCTCCCATTCAG CCAAGGGTTGTAGTGTCGGTGGTGGTGAGCTCTCCTGACCTGTTTCACATAGTCTTTCACTATGTCCACCGGGGCACCACAGACGTCAAGGGCAGAGTGTCAGTCTTGGAGGATGGAAAACATGTACTCTGTGGCAACT GCTCAGACCAATCCAAACAGATCATCTTTGCTCCGAGCTCAGACCCCACCTTCGTCACAGTGCCACAGAACAACTTCGTAGAGCCCTTTGTGCTCAATCCTGGCAGCTGGTCTGTCGTCATCGAGGCTGAAGGCATTCTGCTG GACTATCTGGTGCTGTTGCCCAGTGCGTACTATGAGGCCCCGATCCTCCAGATGAGAGTCACAGAGCCTTGCACCTATACTCCCTCTGCAGACGCCAGCCAAAA CTGCCTGCTCTACAAGTTCCTGTCTCTGGATGGGTACCCCTCAGTCTCGGGCAATGATGCCACCTGTAGATTTGACAACCACCTGcccaggccctgccacaccgAGAAACTCACTCCTCGCCACCCAGCAATGGCCAACTGCAGTGGAAGAGAC GTGAATGTGCAGCTTAGGAGCCAGATCCCTCAGCCAGGGAGATACGTCCTGGTGGTGGAGTATGTGAATGAAGACCAGCTGGATCAGACACTGATGGTGTCCGTCAACTCTCTGGGCACCCACAATCAGCAGGAGAGAGTCAACCTCCACCACTGCAGATTCAG CTTCCTGTGCCGAGCTGTTGTCATCGATGACAAGAGCCGCGTGGCCGTGTTCAGCCTGACTACAGAGGCAGATGTGCAATTTATCGCTGACGGAGCCAGTTTCTTCCTG CACAAGATCTATATCATCCCTCATGATCAGTTCACCATGGAGCACATCGAGCCCAAAAAACACTGCATCAGTACGCATGGCACCTTTTCTCCAGACAG TGCCTGTGTCTCATCCCGCTTCCAGAAGCCCTCCCAGTCCATCGAGCTGAAGGAGGGCCAGGCCTCTCAGATGCCTGACTCTCTGCAGTCCTTCCATGAGTCTCAGGTTGTCCCCATCAACAGTCCGTCCTGGCCACAGCGGGCAGTGACCCGGCCACCGACAGCGGTGGACAACGATGACCACATCCTGCTGGACCGCTCTCAGAATGCCGTGGTGTATTCCACACGCGTTCAGACACTCGGCCGCTATGCCTTCATTCTGCACTACCACCAGCCTCACCACCCCACTTTTGCTGTGCAGGTCTTCCTCAACGGCGGCCGCATCTGGCAGG GCTATGCCAACGCCACGTTCTGCCCACACGCTTACGGCTGCCGCAGTCTGTTGATCGCAGAGAATCAGATCATCCTGGACGTGACGGACAACAATGTCTCTCTCACCATTCGGGTTCCTGATGGGAAATCTCTGTGGTTG GATTATATTTTAATGGTCCCAGAAGGAAGCTACAGCTCGAGCTATCTCACTGAGGAGCCCCTGGATAAATCCTATGACTTCATCAGCAACTGTGGCCTCAACAGTTTCTACATCAA CCTTGCCATTTCATCTCCCTTCTGCAAGAACTCGGCCATCTCTCTGTCTGCGTTTTTCAACAACGGCGCCCTGCCCTGCGGGTGCCACGAGGTGGGCGCAGTGAGCACAACCTGCGACTCTTTCGGTGGGCAGTGCCGCTGTCGGCCCAAcgtcatcggcagggactgctCTCGCTGCGCTACCGGCTACTGGGGCTTCCCCAACTGTCGAC cgtgtcagtgtggtgcacgGCTGTGTAAGGAGCTGACCGGCCAGTGCATCTGCCCCCCGCGCACCATTCGACCGGACTGCCTGGTCTGTGAGCCCCAGACCTTCGGCTGCCACCCCCTGGTGGGCTGTGAGGAGTGCAACTGCTCCCGGCCTGGCGTCACCGCCTTCACTGACCTTGGCTGCGACACAGAGAGCGGACAGTGCAG ATGTAAGACAAACATTATCGGGCGCCAGTGTGACAGCTGTGCACCGGGCTTCTATGGTTTCCCCAACTGTAGACAGTGTGACTGCAGCGGGGCTGGCACCGAGGACCGGATCTGTAATCCCAGCACCGGGCAGTGCCTGTGCAAG GAAAATGTGGAGGGTGTGCGTTGTGACCAGTGTCGAGTCGGGACCTTTCACCTGGACCCCACCAACCCCAAGGGCTGCACAAGCTGCTTCTGTTTTGGTGCTACTGACCGCTGCCGCAGCTCTGACAAACACCGTACTGAG CTGATGGACATGGAGGGCTGGGTGCTTGTGAACGGGGAACGGCAGGAGATCCCCATCTCCACCAATCCAGAGCAGGGCCTGGTGGAGGCCGACCTGCGGGATGTGCCCGATGTCTACCAGGACCTCCACTGGCACGCTCCGCAGAGTTACCTAGGAGACAAG GTCTCCTCCTATGGGGGGTTTTTGCGGTACCAGCTCCACTCCCAGCCTCAGCCCACCAGAGGCGATGTGCTCTCCCTCCCCGCTGAGGCCCCGCGCCCCGATGTCATACTCAAG GGAAACCAGATGACCTTGGTGTACCAGGAGAAAGATTACGCTGATCCCGGTGCGTCGCACACAGGTCGCGTTCACTTGGTTGAG GGGAATTTCCGTCACGCTCGCACGGGGAACGTGGTGTCTCGGGAGGAGCTCATGATGGTGCTGGTGGGCTTGGAGGCCATGCACATCCGGGCGCTGCACTCACAGTCCTCGCTGGCCGTGTCTGTGCAGCGCGTCCGGCTGGAGGAGGCCGCCCACACACCCACGGGCAACCCTGCCAGCAATGTGGAGATCTGCATGTGTCCTGCCAACTACCATGGAGACTCCTGCCAG GCGTGCGCTCCTGGGTATTATCGGGATACTAAGGGCCTCTTCCTGGGGAAGTGTGTTCCCTGTAACTGTAACGGCCACTCGGATCAGTGCCTGCCTGGATCTGGGATCTGTGTG AACTGCCAGCACAACACCGAGGGGGATCACTGTGAGAAATGCCAATCTGGGTTCCTTGGCAATTCTACAGATGGAGAGACTCGTACTTGCACAGGCTGCCCCTGCCCACTTCAGGTCTCCTCCAACAA CTTTGCAGTTGGCTGTGTCGAGAGAGGGTCTGCGATGCAGTGCCTGTGTATGCCAGGGTATGCCGGCTCTCACTGTGAAAG GTGTGCTCCTGGTTTCTACGGCAACCCGATGGTGCTGGGCAGCTCGTGTCGTCCGTGCCAGTGCAACGACAACACCGATTCCAACATGCTCTTCAGCGACTGTGACTCCCTGACCGGAGTGTGTCACGGCTGCATGCACAACACGGCCGGCCCTCACTGTGAGATCTGTGCTCCAAGGTTCTTCGGAGATGCCATTGTGACCAAGAATTGTACAA AGTGCGACTGCGTCCCGTGTGGCATGTCCTCCTGTGATCCACGCACTGGCAAGTGCCACTGCAAGCCTGGCGTTACGGGCGCCCACTGTGACCGCTGTGTG GAGGGTTACTATGGCTACGAGTCATGTGCCGGGTGCCAGCGGTGTGACTGCGATGCCGCTGCCTCCCTCACCCAGGCCTGCAACCCCCAGAACGGAGCGTGTTCCTGCCAGCCAGGGGTCAACGGGCCGCAGTGTCTGCAGTGTGCCCCAGGCTTCTGGGGCTATAACCCCAATGGCTGCCAGA AATGTCACTGTAAAGCAGGATCATGTGATCCTCGCTCGGGAGAGTGCACCTGCAGCAATGGTCTGGGGGGCAAGCAGTGCGATACCTGCAACGAGCGATATCACGTCCCCGTGCAGAATGGCATCGACTCCATGAAGTGCCAGG CCTGTGACAGCTGTGTGATTGTGCTGCTGGAGGACCTGGAAAGCATGAATGGCCTCTTCCTGACCATCAGAGATCAGGTGACCAACCTGAACGCCAGCTCCATTGTCTGGGGTCAGCTGCAGGCCCTGAATGACTCCATTAACAATGTGACC AATGATGTCTATGACTATAACGCATCCTTGGATGATGACACGAGCAAGACGGTTGACCTGGAGAACGAGGTCCTGATGCTGGGTACAGATCTGGATGCCCTGGAAGAGAAG GCGACGGTGACGAGCGTGAAAGCAGAGGCTCTGGAAGACAATGTGTCTGAAACCCACCAGCGAGCTGAAGACCTGCTCAATCAAATCCAGAACACAATGAGAAACATTCAAG ACATTATCGACCAGGTGAACCGGACTTCGGTGAACGACAGCAAAAGCCAGTCCACGGAGGAGCTGCACCGGAAGCTGGCAGAGGTGGAGGAGATCCTGCGAGAGATGAGAGGGAGGGACTTCTGTAACCACACGGACAAGGTGGAAGAGGAGCTGAAGGAGAGCAAGAAAT TACTGGATCGCGTGAACAAGGAGCTGGTGAGTCGGCTGAGTGACAACCAGGTTCTGGTGAACAGCATCCGGGACAAGCTGGGCAAGTTCAACACAGAACTGATGGACCTCCGCGACGCTCTGAATGAGGCTGTCAACAAGACTGCCCGGGCAGAGGAGCTCAACAACCTCAACCAGAACCACCTGGACCAACACCAG CAAAAGGTCGAGGAGCTCCTGCAGAAGCAAGAAGACATTCAGCAGCTCCTCGAGATGGCAGAAGAATCCGTGGCACAGGTCAACGATCTGCTGGACATGTTGCAGAACTCCAAAGAG GAATATGAGAGACTGGCGGCCCAGCTGGATGGTGCCAGGAAGCCACTGGCAGAGAAGGTGCAGACTTTTGCTTCGTCCATCGCCAAGATCCCGCTGGTGGAGCAGGCTGAGAAACACGCTATGCTGCTGGATGAACTGGCCAGGAATCTCTCCAG TGTCATTGGAGAGACAAACCAAGATGGCTTCATCCAGAGAGCCGTCAACGCATCCAAAGCTTATTCCAACATCATCGAGGCTGTGCGCAACGCAGAAAAGGCTTCTAACGAGGCCCACCAGGCAGCGTCCAACGCCTTGGAA AAAGTGCAAACGGACAATCTCGGGCAACTGgctgacagactgaaaaacaagaGCCACACCCTGGAGGAGGAAGCGAACAAAGTGCATACGACGCTCTTTAACG ATCTGAAGCCACAGCTCCAAGCAGCAAAGAAAAGCTTACAGGGAGCCAAGAAGAAACACGAGCAGCTGCTGAAAGACCTGGATGCCGTGCAGAAGAGTCTCAACTTCAGCAGAG GAGAGACTGCAAAGGACATCGCCATGGCCAAGCTGGCTGCCATGCAGGCCAACAACACGGCCGCGGAGGTGGAAAAGTCCCTCAGCCCCATCCAGAAGCAGCTGCAGCAGTGGAAACAGCAGTACGGCAACTCCAGCGACACCAGCGAAGACTTCAAGAACGCCTTCCATGAGGCCAACAAGTCGG TGGGCATGCTGGGAGACACTATCCCCCTGCTGATTAAGAAACTGGACAAGCTACAGAGCCACTCGATCCAGATGCCCAACATTTCAGAGAACATCCTGCGAATCCGCCAGCTCATCTCCCAGGCCAGGAACGCTGCCAGCAAG GTGAACGTGCCCATGAAGTTTAATGGCTCCTCGGGGGTTCGGCTGAGGAATCCCAGAAACCTGCTGGACTTGGCCGCCTACACCTCCCTGAAGTTCTACATCAAGCTCCCCGAGGTCAAGCGCAAGCGTCAGGCTGAAAGCACACGCCAGTTTGTTTTCTACCTGGGCAATAAAGAT GCCTCAAAGGAATACATGGGCATGATCCTGGAGGGTCAGAACCTGAAATGGTTTTACAAAGTCGGCAGAGAGACGGCCGAGCTCATGGTGGACCATGCGATCAGCTCTGGCTCATTCGACAGCATCAAACTGGAAAG GTTGTTACAATATGGGCAGATGGCCATCTCTGTCCAGGGTGAGTACACCCAGGTGACCAAGGGGGATGTGGTGGCGAAGGGGGATAGCGGGCTGCTGAATCTACCGGATGGAGAGACCGTGTTCTACGTGGGCGGGTACCCTCCTAATGATTTCAAA CCTCCCCCTGAGCTCAACTACAGTGGTTTCCAAGGCTGCATTGAGTTAGAGACCCTGAACGAAGAGGTCCTGAGTCTCTACGACTTTGAGCAGACCTTCCAGCTCGACACGAAAGAGGAAAAGCCCTGTGGCAG ATCGAAATCCGTGTCTGAGCAGTGGGTCAATGACGGGGCCTACTTCGACGGCACTGGTTATGCTCAGATTGAGTTCAACGTCGACGTTAACGCAACCAGGCGCTTTGAGCAGGAGATAAAAGTGGTGTCTTATAATGGCATCCTGCTTTTACTTCAAGACAAG GACCACTTCCTGTGTTTGGCTGTCCAGGACGGGAAGCTGAGAATGTACTACGATTTCACCGGAGAGATGAAGAGCGAACAGCCAGCCAGTAACAGCCAGTCTTTGGAGATCAGTGACGCCAAATCCAGACGG ATAGAGGTCATCATCGTCCATCATGCAGAAATGAAATCAAGAGTGGTGGTCCGTATGGAGCGAACAAATGTGTATATGAACCTGTATGAGGAGCCCGTGCCCCGCTTCAACAACGTCTATTATTTAGGAGGAGTGCCTCGGGGCAAACTGCCTGCCAG TCTGAAGGCCTTATTCCCAGATCAGGGGTCTATCAAAGCATGCTTCCGGACTATCAAGGCCCAAGGCAAACACATCAATCTGAAGCAAATGAATAGCACTGGGGTCAGCTACGGGTGCTCTCCTGATCTACTG ATTGTCCGCAGTGCAGAGTTCTCCGGCCTGGGCTACCTGGAACTGTCTCTGAAGAACGTCCCCAGCCTCCTGAACAACTTCCAGGCTGGTTTCGGCTTCAAGACCAATCAGAGAAATGGACTTATGTTTCACCACATGGCCCAG GAAGGAGACTGTCAAATCCTGCTTGAAAAGGGGAAGGTGGTAGTAAAAACTATCAACGGTGAGCTGAAGAGCCAAGACAATTATGATGATGGCATCAGTCATTATGTGGTCTTCTACAGCAACAGCAATGG GTTCCAGCTGTTTGTGGATGATAAACGTGAGCGGCAGTCTTCACGCCTGAGAGCCCAAAGGCACCGTCGGCAGGCCGAGCAGGGCAACTTCTACCTAGGGGGCTCCCCGGAGTCCAGCTCTGTGGCTAACCTGACCGGCTGCATCAGCAATGTGTTCGTCAAACG GGATGAAAACCAGCACATGGCTGTGGATTTGCTGCAGTCCCGCCTTGTGAACGTCTCCCTGAACTGTCCGATCAGCAGGCAGCCCTTACAGATGTGGGCCAGTCCGAGGAGCCACAGGGCTTCCAAG GCACGTTCTCCAAAACTCCTGAGTGCACCCAGAAGTCGGGCGGCGAGAGGGTCCTGCTTGACCGAACCAGCCAAAGGCGTCGCTGGAGCTCTACAGTTCAGCGGCTCGGCTACAAGCTACCTGGAGTTCAACACCCTCGCAGCGTTCTTAAAGAGAAG ATCCCACTTCTCGATGGATGTGCGTCTGAATTCCTCAAATGGCCTCCTGTTCTATATCTCCGGGGAAGCTGGGCGCAATATCATGACCCTCTCTGTGGCCGATGGGCGCTTCACTCTCCTGATTGACGGCAAGGGAAAGAAGGCCCACATCCAAACCAAAGACAATTACAATGACGGCCAGTGGCACACG GTGTTGTTcagtaaagagagagagagaatcggTTTGGTGGTTGACGGGCTGAATGTGCAACACAGAAGAGTGCCGGGTGctatgaaaatgttgtttagtcCTCCATTTTACATCGGTGGTATCCCAGCAAGGAAAGGAAGGAAAAATCCAACG cagctgtcagaacaagggtTCGTGGGTTGTATCAGGGATATGAAGATGGACGGCCATGCCCTCGGACCCCCGTCGGCCATGCTCGGGGTGGTGCCATGCTATGAGAAGAGCCTACAGCCAGGGGTCTACTTCACCAAAGAAGGGGGACATCTCACCCTCG ATGACTCCTTTGTAGTCGGGTGGAACTATGAGATGCTGTTGGAGGTCCGGCCCGTGAGCAGCACTGGACTGCTGCTTCATGCTGGGAGAAGTGGAGGACCGTCCTTGTCTCTGTATATGGTCAATGGCGAG GTTACTCTCAAAGTGGATAATGGCAATGGGGACTTCTCAGTGTCCCTGACGCCGGAGGAGTCCCTTTGCAACGGACACTGGCACCGTATTGCAA TTAAGAAAAATGAAGATCTCCAGCTGACCGTGAACATGGAAAGCAACCAAACCATCCTCCCCAGGGAGCCACACTTTTCAAGGACCAAAGAGGCAGCCTATTTAGGAGGAGTGCCAG ACACAGTCAGCATTTCCGGTCTGCCGTCCCCTGTGCCGTCCTTCCACGGCTGCGTAAGGAAAGTGGTCATAAATGAGATTGCGGTAGAAATCAACAGGCCGGTTTCTATACACGGAGCTGTGGGCCTCACAGGCTGCCCCgttctgtga